Proteins encoded together in one Dioscorea cayenensis subsp. rotundata cultivar TDr96_F1 unplaced genomic scaffold, TDr96_F1_v2_PseudoChromosome.rev07_lg8_w22 25.fasta BLBR01001457.1, whole genome shotgun sequence window:
- the LOC120256468 gene encoding potassium channel KAT3-like, with protein MTIRMFTCVKSYLQRFCQDGFQRSGEYSSSELLPSLGATINHSNKLRKYIVSPYNPYYRAWEMFLIVLVVYSAWVCPFEFAFLRYLPNTLFLVDNIVNAFFAIDIVLTFFVAYLDHKSYLLIDNPKKIATRYLSTGFIFDLCSTAPFQPISLLFTKHGTELGFKVLNMLRLWRLRRVSKLFARLEKDIRFNYFWVRCTKLITVTLFAVHCAGCFNYMIADRYPDPKRTWIGAVMPNFREASLWIRYVTAMYWSITTLTTTGYGDLHAENAREMLFDVFYMLFNLGLTAYLIGNMTNLVVHGTSRTRNFRDTIQAASEFVARNQLPKAIENQILSHICLRFKTEELKQQETLNGLPKGIRSSIAHYLFFPLVQEAYLFQGISYDFIFQLVTEMQAEYFPPKVDIILQNEAPTDIYILVSGAVDLIAYVDGNEQVCGRAIAGEVFGDIGVLCYRPQPFTVRTTELSQILRLSRTTLMNIMRDNIEDGTIVMDNFFKKLKLNGSSYTAEQHMDLRIFLTDWIEGRRERWESPPTGYRLRMHNANTGKQGDNLGNEADPSSTNIDGTRALNADTQNGYFEMLDLLVNKEASMEKQNSIGLNQRGISKILSSCPNRDKKQEENQELNGMRMRDIITRRNVQPLDSMACSLLLRKQKFVEAMPISCSRNRDYSADSNAIKRADKRVTIHMHSQRESARDHFGKVISMPDSLEELLIISGQKFVGYHPTKVVNQENAEIDDINVIRDGDHLFLLEI; from the exons ATGACAATAAGAATGTTCACTTGTGTGAAATCTTACCTGCAGAGGTTCTGCCAAGATGGTTTCCAACGAAGTGGTGAATATAGCTCCAGTGAGCTGCTACCCTCTCTTGGAGCAACAATCAACCATTCCAACAAGCTCCGCAAATATATTGTCTCCCCATACAACCCTTATTACAG AGCCTGGGAGATGTTCTTGATTGTCCTTGTTGTTTATTCAGCTTGGGTCTGCccatttgaatttgcattcctCAGATACTTGCCAAACACACTGTTTCTTGTTGATAATATCGTCAATGCTTTTTTTGCAATCGATATTGTTCTTACATTCTTTGTAGCTTATCTAGACCACAAGTCCTACCTACTTATTGATAATCCAAAGAAAATAGCAACCAG GTACTTATCGACAGGGTTCATATTTGATCTATGTTCAACGGCACCATTCCAACCAATAAGCCTCTTGTTCACAAAACATGGCACAGAGCTTGGCTTCAAAGTCCTCAATATGCTACGGCTTTGGCGTCTTCGCCGTGTCAGTAAACTGTTCGCAAG ACTCGAGAAAGATATTCGCTTCAACTATTTCTGGGTCAGATGCACAAAACTCATCACG GTAACTCTTTTTGCAGTTCATTGTGCTGGATGTTTTAACTATATGATTGCAGACAGATACCCTGATCCGAAGAGAACCTGGATAGGTGCCGTGATGCCAAATTTTAGGGAAGCAAGTTTGTGGATCAGATATGTAACAGCTATGTATTGGTCCATTACTACCCTGACAACAACCGGCTATGGGGACTTGCATGCTGAGAATGCAAGAGAAATGTTATTCGATGTCTTCTACATGTTGTTCAATTTAGGACTCACAGCTTACCTTATCGGAAATATGACAAACCTCGTTGTCCATGGAACCAGCAGAACCAGAAACTTC AGGGACACAATCCAGGCTGCCTCTGAATTTGTGGCTAGGAATCAGTTACCTAAGGCCATAGAGAACCAAATATTATCGCATATATGCCTCAGATTTAAAACAGAGGAGCTGAAACAACAAGAAACTTTGAATGGCCTCCCAAAAGGCATTCGCTCAAGCATAGCTCACTACCTCTTCTTTCCCCTTGTCCAAGAAGCCTACCTTTTCCAGGGAATTTCCTATGATTTCATTTTTCAACTG GTTACAGAAATGCAAGCTGAATATTTTCCACCCAAGGTGGATATAATATTACAGAATGAAGCTCCAACCGATATTTACATACTCGTATCAGGAGCAGTA GATCTGATAGCATATGTTGATGGAAATGAGCAA GTATGTGGAAGGGCAATTGCAGGGGAAGTGTTTGGTGATATAGGAGTTTTATGTTACAGACCGCAACCATTCACTGTTCGAACCACTGAGCTCTCTCAAATTTTACGGCTTAGCAGGACCACATTGATGAATATAATGCGAGACAACATTGAAGATGGAACTATTGTCATGGACAATTTTTTTAAG AAGCTCAAGTTAAATGGAAGTTCATATACAGCAGAGCAGCATATGGATTTAAGAATATTTCTAACTGATTGGATTGAGGGAAGACGGGAAAGATGGGAGAGTCCTCCCACAGGATACAGACTAAGAATGCATAATGCGAATACTGGAAAACAAGGAGATAATCTGGGTAATGAAGCTGATCCAAGCTCAACAAATATAGATGGAACTAGGGCACTAAATGCAGACACTCAAAATGGTTACTTTGAAATGCTTgatttgttggtcaacaaagaAGCTAGCATGGAGAAACAAAATAGTATTGGATTGAACCAAAGAGGCATCTCCAAAATTTTGTCAAGTTGTCCAAACAGAGACAAAAAACAGGAAGAAAACCAAGAATTGAAtggaatgagaatgagagataTTATCACACGCAGGAATGTTCAACCACTAGACAGTATGGCTTGCAGTCTATTGctgagaaaacaaaaatttgtgGAGGCAATGCCAATATCATGTTCAAGAAACAGGGATTACTCAGCTGATAGCAATGCCATAAAAAGGGCAGATAAAAGAGTCACAATACACATGCACTCTCAAAGGGAAAGCGCAAGAGATCACTTTGGAAAGGTGATAAGCATGCCGGATTCTCTGGAGGAGCTCTTAATAATCAGTG GTCAGAAGTTTGTCGGTTACCATCCAACGAAAGTTGTCAACCAAGAGAATGCAGAAATAGATGACATCAATGTAATCCGAGATGGAGACCATCTATTTCTCCTTGAGATTTGA